In one window of Bdellovibrio bacteriovorus W DNA:
- a CDS encoding SsrA-binding protein (COG0691 tmRNA-binding protein), producing the protein MSILIVQDNKKARFDFTIVETFEAGLQLMGSEVKSLRNKDVQLKDSYITFKNNEAFLQNAHIAEYKASSYNNHAPERLRKLLLNRKELDKIFGAMREKGYTCVPLKIYFKNGRAKLEIALAKGKKTHDKREAIKKRDVSDQIRSSLRRSR; encoded by the coding sequence ATGAGTATTTTGATCGTTCAAGATAACAAAAAAGCGAGATTCGACTTCACGATCGTTGAGACCTTCGAAGCAGGGCTGCAACTGATGGGGAGTGAAGTGAAATCGTTGCGCAATAAAGATGTGCAACTGAAGGATTCTTATATCACTTTTAAGAATAACGAAGCTTTTTTGCAGAACGCTCATATCGCTGAATACAAGGCTTCTAGCTATAATAATCACGCTCCAGAGCGTTTACGTAAACTTCTTTTGAATCGCAAAGAATTAGATAAAATTTTCGGTGCGATGAGAGAGAAGGGTTACACTTGCGTGCCGTTAAAAATTTATTTTAAAAATGGGCGAGCCAAATTAGAAATTGCTTTGGCGAAGGGTAAGAAAACCCACGATAAGCGTGAGGCGATTAAGAAGCGCGACGTTTCTGATCAAATTCGCTCAAGCTTACGACGTTCTCGCTAG
- a CDS encoding hemolysin (COG5581 Predicted glycosyltransferase), translating into MWQDLAQAKAEIICKGHADSLCKVKAALYLSSLQILECQFQGSPLSPQEEYLGYFFIGGEKYYFKAKAALHEGKLRIGIPAELWHLQRRQNYRVKIPSGFAATYDIAEVNGAPQKIAGKLADLSSQGCRVVYQLKNPLMKVGDAVIGNLQIDNKTPFAVQGLVRHIKVDEGNQFIQTFGIEFTPLDAITENKLFAITMEIHKRYFKSW; encoded by the coding sequence TTGTGGCAAGACTTAGCGCAGGCCAAGGCAGAGATTATCTGTAAAGGCCATGCTGATAGTCTCTGCAAAGTGAAGGCAGCTCTTTATCTTTCCTCTCTACAAATCCTTGAATGCCAATTTCAAGGCAGCCCCTTAAGTCCCCAAGAAGAGTATCTGGGATACTTTTTTATCGGTGGAGAAAAGTATTACTTCAAAGCTAAGGCGGCTCTGCATGAAGGAAAATTGCGCATCGGAATTCCCGCAGAGCTTTGGCATCTGCAAAGAAGACAGAACTACCGAGTGAAAATTCCATCAGGATTTGCTGCGACTTACGATATCGCCGAAGTGAACGGGGCTCCTCAAAAAATTGCCGGTAAACTTGCCGACCTCAGTAGCCAGGGATGCCGCGTAGTTTATCAGCTAAAAAATCCCCTGATGAAAGTAGGAGATGCTGTCATCGGCAATCTACAAATCGACAATAAAACACCCTTTGCTGTTCAAGGTCTAGTTCGCCATATTAAGGTCGATGAGGGAAATCAGTTTATCCAAACATTTGGAATTGAGTTCACTCCCCTAGATGCCATCACTGAAAACAAGCTTTTTGCAATCACAATGGAAATTCATAAAAGGTATTTCAAAAGCTGGTAA
- a CDS encoding hypothetical protein (COG1729 Uncharacterized protein conserved in bacteria) — protein sequence MKFLLPLIALSFVLTGCLKTRNDVRENEQRTVMQQQVVTLQKTNADAASRLGDVDEQIRYLNGRVEVLENRLAQSNNGVEHAFKASQEQNRDLSQKVILLQEALTKMEKDVFALNSEIQSLKAQKAAAAQAEAAAAKQQSKKNGYELGEEHFNKKDWKQAILSYQKYRDSNAKGPKFADATYKIGVSFQELGMKDEAKTFYDEVVSKFPKSEEARRAKIRLKGLSGKK from the coding sequence ATGAAGTTTCTACTTCCACTAATAGCATTGAGTTTTGTACTTACAGGTTGTCTTAAAACTCGTAACGATGTTCGTGAGAACGAGCAAAGAACGGTGATGCAGCAACAGGTGGTAACTCTTCAGAAAACCAATGCCGACGCGGCTTCTCGCTTAGGCGATGTGGACGAGCAAATTCGTTATCTCAATGGACGAGTTGAAGTTTTAGAAAATCGCTTAGCACAATCTAATAACGGTGTTGAACACGCATTCAAAGCATCTCAGGAACAAAACCGTGATCTAAGTCAGAAAGTTATCCTTTTGCAGGAAGCTTTGACGAAGATGGAAAAGGACGTATTTGCGCTGAATTCAGAAATTCAGTCCTTAAAAGCGCAAAAGGCCGCTGCCGCTCAGGCCGAGGCTGCCGCAGCTAAGCAACAATCTAAAAAGAACGGCTATGAGCTGGGCGAAGAGCATTTCAATAAAAAAGACTGGAAACAGGCGATTCTTAGCTACCAAAAATACCGCGATTCAAATGCGAAAGGTCCTAAGTTTGCTGACGCCACTTACAAAATCGGTGTGAGTTTTCAAGAATTAGGCATGAAAGACGAAGCAAAGACCTTTTATGACGAGGTTGTGAGCAAATTTCCGAAGTCAGAAGAAGCAAGACGTGCTAAGATCCGCTTGAAAGGTTTAAGCGGTAAAAAATAG
- a CDS encoding peptidoglycan-associated lipoprotein (COG2885 Outer membrane protein and related peptidoglycan-associated (lipo)proteins) has translation MFRKLALGLVACAMIVGCKGKQKQSDQSFESYPGGSASIDSTPLSFDPMGSDSGRIEGLVTVHFGYDKSSLDSGARRDIATNVEWMKANPAVRVQIEGHCDARGTIEYNVALGERRANAVKAYMISLGIPSDRLSVISYGKEKPVEMGDNESAFARNRRANFVPAQ, from the coding sequence ATGTTTCGTAAATTAGCATTGGGCTTAGTAGCTTGCGCAATGATCGTTGGTTGTAAAGGAAAACAAAAACAATCGGACCAATCTTTTGAATCATATCCAGGTGGATCTGCTTCTATTGATTCGACTCCTTTGAGCTTTGATCCAATGGGTTCTGATTCTGGCCGCATTGAAGGTCTAGTTACTGTTCACTTCGGTTATGATAAGTCTAGCCTTGATTCTGGAGCTAGAAGAGATATCGCAACGAATGTAGAATGGATGAAGGCAAATCCAGCTGTTCGCGTACAAATTGAAGGACACTGTGATGCTCGTGGTACAATCGAGTACAACGTTGCTCTGGGTGAGAGACGTGCGAATGCTGTTAAAGCTTACATGATCAGCCTTGGTATCCCAAGCGATCGTCTAAGTGTTATCAGCTACGGAAAAGAAAAACCAGTTGAGATGGGTGATAACGAATCTGCATTTGCGCGCAACCGTCGTGCGAACTTCGTCCCAGCTCAGTAA
- a CDS encoding lipoprotein (COG3291 FOG: PKD repeat), which translates to MEQRGEDPNLFIATFNTQKLSPNSSGDSQITLPLILGEQYDFIVDWGDGKKDEIKSALAPEKTHTYTHPGIYEIKLLGSFPRLAFENSGDRLKILDVKQWGTNEWSSMESMFEGCVYLKISAKDKPDLSNVQSLNSMFAMASLFNSPIGHWDTANVTDMGNMFLATFKFNQPLKEWNTSNVNDMERMFMAAFAFDQDLSSWDLSSLEFADDFDEGASVWRKPRPVGLSTSPDVPNGPALISYPTDAFVSFWQIDAPNTSITLPLKSGTPYSFKVIWGDGSPPQTVSAWNSSSKTHLYTQPGKYLITLQGSFPILDFGSSAHKLKIVDIINWGSNQWASVDHMFSGCENLQMSALDAPNLSHVDSLEGMFNNAHIFNAPIGHWDTSNIKNMRDMFRQAYAFNQPLSNWDTSQVRFMSSMFDTATSFNQPLENWNVANVSDMSAMFYQAVSFNQPLAGWNTASVKNMQSMFFLSYSFNQPLNNWNTSNVEEMKFMFFNALTFNQPLEKWMTRNVQSMDYMFHSAYSFDQNLSSWDLTNLYSSKFFDEDALAWTLPKPDFPPQ; encoded by the coding sequence TTGGAGCAAAGAGGTGAAGACCCAAATCTTTTTATCGCTACTTTCAATACGCAGAAGCTTTCTCCAAACTCTTCTGGCGATAGCCAAATCACACTCCCTCTCATCCTCGGTGAACAATACGACTTTATTGTCGATTGGGGGGATGGAAAAAAAGATGAAATCAAATCTGCCTTAGCACCGGAGAAAACTCACACTTATACCCACCCAGGAATTTATGAGATCAAACTTCTAGGAAGCTTTCCGAGATTGGCCTTCGAGAACTCCGGTGATCGTTTAAAAATTTTAGACGTGAAACAATGGGGCACTAATGAGTGGTCCTCTATGGAATCTATGTTCGAAGGTTGTGTTTATCTAAAGATATCCGCAAAAGACAAACCTGACTTGAGCAACGTTCAAAGTTTAAACTCTATGTTTGCGATGGCTTCCCTTTTTAATAGTCCTATTGGTCACTGGGATACTGCAAACGTCACAGACATGGGCAACATGTTCCTCGCAACCTTTAAATTCAATCAGCCCCTTAAAGAGTGGAATACTTCAAACGTGAATGACATGGAACGTATGTTCATGGCGGCCTTTGCGTTCGACCAAGATTTGAGTTCCTGGGATCTGAGTTCTCTGGAATTTGCCGATGACTTTGATGAGGGGGCAAGTGTCTGGAGAAAGCCTCGTCCTGTAGGGCTCTCAACATCGCCTGATGTACCGAATGGGCCCGCTTTAATCAGTTACCCTACTGATGCTTTTGTCTCATTTTGGCAAATTGATGCCCCGAACACTTCAATCACTTTACCTTTAAAATCAGGCACTCCTTATAGTTTTAAAGTGATTTGGGGGGATGGCAGTCCGCCTCAAACAGTCTCTGCTTGGAACTCATCAAGTAAAACTCACTTATACACCCAACCAGGAAAATACCTAATAACCCTGCAAGGCTCTTTCCCGATCTTAGATTTCGGTAGCTCTGCACATAAGTTAAAAATTGTAGATATCATAAACTGGGGTTCCAACCAATGGGCCTCCGTCGATCACATGTTTTCTGGTTGTGAAAACTTACAGATGTCTGCCCTAGATGCTCCCAACTTGAGTCACGTCGATAGCTTAGAGGGAATGTTTAATAACGCCCACATATTTAATGCGCCTATAGGTCACTGGGATACTTCCAATATAAAAAACATGAGAGATATGTTTCGACAAGCCTATGCGTTTAACCAGCCGCTGAGCAACTGGGATACTTCTCAGGTTCGATTCATGTCTTCAATGTTCGACACAGCCACATCTTTCAATCAACCCCTTGAAAATTGGAATGTCGCAAACGTTAGCGATATGAGTGCAATGTTTTACCAAGCCGTCTCTTTCAACCAGCCGCTTGCAGGTTGGAACACAGCCAGTGTAAAAAACATGCAATCCATGTTCTTCCTCTCCTATTCTTTTAATCAGCCACTTAATAACTGGAACACATCCAATGTCGAAGAGATGAAGTTTATGTTTTTCAATGCACTGACTTTCAATCAACCTCTTGAAAAGTGGATGACAAGAAATGTTCAAAGTATGGATTACATGTTTCATTCGGCTTACTCTTTCGATCAAAATTTAAGTTCTTGGGATCTTACGAATCTCTACTCATCGAAATTTTTCGACGAAGATGCCCTTGCATGGACCCTACCAAAACCTGATTTCCCTCCTCAATAA
- a CDS encoding tetracycline-efflux transporter (COG0477 Permeases of the major facilitator superfamily), whose product MLLYKTKVKAVAVKTFLNLFMTSNHSANILPRMKTRKAAMFFILITVTLDMIGLGLVMPSLPDIMRRFTEDEVQISTLFGYFISIYALMQFAASPIIGSLSDRFGRRPVLLVSLIVAAADYVLMAYAPSLTILFIGRVIAGLTGANITVAMAYIADVSDDSNRSKNFGLVGAAFGLGFIIGPALGGILGHYDTHYPFLFAAVLNLLNFLFGLFILPESHPKERRRPVELKQLNPLHSLQKVFRIEGLVALLLVYFCFQMAGQTHGSIWVLYTEKRFGWSTAEVGYSLALVGILSAISQGVLTKYVVDWLGEIKTVFYASLGYGVCFMLFGAASQGWMFYALIVLTAIFWVEGPALQSVITNKTPPEQQGELQGSLVSLASLSAIANPLITTKLFAYFSSDASAISMPGAPYYFAAAVCFLGFIIMTRVKT is encoded by the coding sequence TTGTTACTATATAAGACGAAGGTCAAAGCTGTAGCGGTTAAAACTTTTTTAAATCTTTTCATGACATCCAATCACAGTGCGAATATCTTGCCTCGGATGAAAACTCGTAAAGCGGCCATGTTCTTTATTCTTATTACGGTCACCTTAGATATGATCGGCCTTGGGCTTGTCATGCCGTCCCTGCCAGACATTATGCGCAGATTTACTGAAGACGAAGTTCAGATCTCTACGCTCTTCGGTTATTTCATTTCCATTTATGCGCTCATGCAGTTTGCGGCCTCCCCAATTATTGGCTCTTTATCAGATCGCTTTGGCAGGAGACCTGTTCTTCTCGTCTCGTTGATTGTCGCTGCCGCCGATTACGTTCTTATGGCCTATGCTCCATCCTTAACAATATTATTTATTGGAAGAGTTATTGCTGGATTAACAGGAGCTAACATTACCGTCGCCATGGCCTATATTGCCGACGTCAGTGATGATTCGAATCGCTCCAAGAACTTTGGTTTGGTTGGCGCTGCATTTGGCTTAGGATTTATCATAGGCCCCGCCCTCGGAGGAATCCTTGGTCACTATGATACTCACTATCCTTTTCTATTTGCCGCAGTTTTAAATCTTCTTAATTTCCTATTTGGGTTGTTCATACTTCCAGAGTCTCACCCCAAAGAGCGCCGTCGCCCTGTGGAACTCAAACAACTCAATCCACTTCATTCATTGCAAAAAGTATTTCGCATTGAGGGATTGGTCGCACTCCTACTGGTTTATTTTTGTTTCCAAATGGCAGGCCAAACTCACGGATCTATTTGGGTGCTTTATACAGAAAAACGCTTCGGTTGGAGTACCGCTGAGGTCGGCTACTCTTTAGCATTAGTTGGAATTCTGTCTGCCATTTCGCAAGGCGTGCTGACAAAGTATGTGGTTGATTGGCTGGGAGAAATTAAAACTGTCTTTTATGCCAGCCTCGGATACGGAGTTTGTTTTATGTTATTTGGTGCAGCTTCTCAGGGTTGGATGTTCTATGCTTTGATTGTCCTAACAGCGATATTTTGGGTTGAAGGGCCTGCCCTTCAATCTGTGATTACGAACAAAACACCTCCCGAACAGCAAGGGGAGCTGCAAGGCAGCTTAGTCAGCCTGGCGTCCCTATCTGCCATTGCCAATCCGCTGATCACCACCAAGCTCTTCGCATATTTTTCGAGTGACGCCTCCGCGATCTCTATGCCAGGGGCTCCCTATTATTTTGCAGCTGCCGTTTGCTTCTTAGGATTTATCATCATGACTCGAGTAAAAACGTAA
- a CDS encoding MutT/nudix family protein (COG0494 NTP pyrophosphohydrolases including oxidative damage repair enzymes), with protein MTDLRSYLTNRLNHQTSLDLSVDIQRSASVALILRPQKNSEELELGYIQRAENPYDPWSGHVAFPGGVREATDTTNLDAAIRETLEETGIELFHSEELARLDDIQGRKSGHLLDFYIRAHVFLKVDHVNLLLDETEVADFRWIPLTDLLDPARKAVFNDYPAIDLGFKIPLWGLSYLITENLLTRLSR; from the coding sequence ATGACAGACCTACGCTCGTATCTGACAAACAGACTAAACCACCAGACTTCTTTGGATCTATCAGTAGATATCCAAAGAAGCGCGAGCGTTGCCTTGATCTTACGCCCTCAAAAAAATTCCGAAGAACTTGAGCTTGGCTACATCCAAAGAGCAGAGAACCCCTATGATCCTTGGTCAGGGCATGTTGCATTCCCCGGAGGAGTTCGCGAAGCCACTGATACGACCAATTTAGATGCTGCTATTCGCGAAACTCTTGAAGAAACGGGTATCGAATTATTCCATAGTGAGGAACTGGCAAGGCTTGATGATATTCAAGGAAGAAAGTCAGGCCATCTTTTAGATTTCTATATTCGCGCCCACGTCTTTCTTAAAGTCGATCACGTCAATTTGCTATTGGACGAAACCGAAGTCGCAGACTTTCGCTGGATTCCTCTTACAGATCTTCTCGACCCCGCACGAAAAGCTGTTTTCAACGACTATCCAGCAATCGATTTAGGTTTTAAAATTCCACTCTGGGGACTTTCATATTTAATCACCGAGAATCTATTAACTCGATTATCCCGATGA
- a CDS encoding O-sialoglycoprotein endopeptidase (COG0533 Metal-dependent proteases with possible chaperone activity) — MAINKVLAIETSCDDTSVAVVDKEGWVHSVVAASQDLEHELYGGIVPEIAARNHSLALIPLIEEALSKAQCTWKDIDGIAVTNRPGLVGALIVGLVTAKALSQAKGIPFLGVNHLEGHLLAPFLKDSQYAPPEDFGYPYVGLAISGGHTSLYQIKGLGDYKVLGTTKDDAAGECFDKFAKMAGLGFPGGVRVDKLAKTGDPTKFDFPRSMLNDSSFDMSFSGLKSSGQRMIETLGPEKVQENLPDLCASFQEAIVDVLLAKLARAAKVYRSKRVILTGGVSANSRLRARAEEWAAKKGLTLVVPPIRYCTDNAAMIGYAGILRMNAGEFSEMELGPSPQALASDFK; from the coding sequence GTGGCAATTAATAAAGTTTTAGCGATTGAAACGAGTTGTGATGATACTTCGGTAGCAGTGGTGGATAAAGAGGGATGGGTGCACTCAGTGGTGGCCGCCTCTCAGGATCTAGAGCACGAGCTATACGGTGGAATCGTCCCAGAAATCGCGGCCCGCAATCACTCCTTAGCCTTAATTCCTCTTATTGAGGAAGCCCTCTCTAAAGCTCAGTGTACATGGAAAGATATCGACGGCATCGCGGTCACCAATCGACCGGGGCTTGTCGGTGCCCTTATCGTGGGTTTAGTGACAGCTAAGGCCTTATCTCAGGCAAAAGGGATTCCTTTTTTAGGTGTTAATCACCTTGAAGGTCATCTACTAGCTCCTTTTTTAAAAGATTCTCAATACGCACCTCCTGAAGATTTTGGTTACCCTTATGTGGGCCTTGCAATCAGCGGGGGGCATACAAGCCTTTATCAAATCAAGGGACTTGGTGATTATAAAGTTCTTGGGACAACCAAGGACGACGCTGCAGGGGAGTGTTTCGATAAGTTTGCAAAAATGGCAGGCTTAGGATTCCCTGGTGGAGTTCGAGTGGATAAGTTAGCAAAAACAGGGGACCCGACGAAGTTTGATTTCCCTCGCAGTATGCTGAACGATAGCTCTTTTGATATGAGTTTTTCAGGCTTGAAATCTTCTGGTCAGCGCATGATTGAAACTCTGGGGCCTGAAAAGGTTCAAGAAAATCTTCCAGATCTTTGCGCTTCTTTTCAAGAGGCCATTGTTGATGTTCTATTAGCAAAACTTGCTCGTGCAGCCAAAGTCTATCGCTCTAAAAGAGTGATTCTAACGGGTGGTGTAAGCGCAAACTCTCGCCTGCGTGCGCGCGCTGAAGAGTGGGCTGCAAAAAAAGGCCTTACTCTCGTAGTTCCTCCCATTCGTTATTGCACGGATAATGCGGCGATGATCGGTTATGCAGGAATCTTAAGAATGAATGCTGGAGAATTTTCTGAAATGGAACTAGGACCTTCACCGCAAGCATTAGCATCGGATTTTAAATGA
- a CDS encoding methyltransferase (COG2933 Predicted SAM-dependent methyltransferase), whose protein sequence is MFAYLAPEKFLPELLQELQNVEAVHGNLVLTNGPLQESIWAQCIWYDVEIFKFESIGEASRFLKNQGKIWCNYPLENHRRAQLIQDQLPKLKSKVIDFLAPLPQTELGAWCLIDRNTLLAAPRTNSVFPLGEVQFNEDKKTPPSRAYLKLWEFFTVYGIKPKKGERVVDFGSCPGGWTWVLQSIGCNVVSIDRAPLAEHIARLPRIEFIQTNAFTIKPEDIGKIDWFFSDIICYPEKLYTLIRQWQESGLCENFVCTIKFQGKTDFESLAKFKELDNAKIIHLHHNKHEVTLWIRTSSASSADLKKK, encoded by the coding sequence ATGTTTGCTTATCTTGCACCTGAAAAATTTCTACCGGAACTGCTTCAAGAACTTCAAAATGTTGAAGCAGTTCACGGCAACCTAGTTCTTACAAATGGTCCTTTGCAGGAGTCTATCTGGGCTCAATGTATTTGGTACGATGTTGAAATCTTTAAATTTGAATCCATTGGCGAAGCATCGCGTTTCTTAAAAAACCAAGGCAAGATCTGGTGTAACTACCCCCTTGAGAATCATCGCCGTGCTCAACTGATCCAAGACCAACTTCCAAAACTGAAATCGAAAGTCATAGATTTCTTAGCTCCTCTTCCACAGACAGAGCTTGGAGCTTGGTGCTTAATTGATCGCAATACGCTTTTAGCAGCTCCGCGAACAAATTCCGTTTTTCCTTTGGGTGAAGTGCAGTTTAATGAGGATAAAAAGACTCCTCCTTCTCGAGCCTACCTAAAGCTTTGGGAGTTTTTCACAGTCTATGGCATAAAACCCAAAAAAGGCGAACGCGTCGTCGATTTTGGAAGTTGCCCTGGGGGGTGGACATGGGTTCTTCAGTCTATTGGCTGCAACGTTGTCAGTATTGACCGTGCTCCACTGGCAGAACATATAGCTCGTTTGCCCAGAATTGAATTTATTCAAACTAACGCCTTTACGATCAAACCCGAAGACATTGGAAAAATTGATTGGTTCTTCTCTGATATCATCTGCTATCCAGAAAAACTTTATACTCTGATTCGGCAGTGGCAAGAGTCCGGCCTGTGTGAGAATTTTGTATGCACTATCAAATTCCAAGGCAAGACAGACTTCGAATCTCTTGCAAAGTTCAAAGAACTCGATAATGCTAAAATTATCCACCTTCACCACAATAAACATGAGGTCACCTTATGGATAAGGACATCTTCAGCCTCGTCAGCAGACCTGAAGAAAAAATAA
- a CDS encoding dimethyladenosine transferase (COG0030 Dimethyladenosine transferase (rRNA methylation)), protein MSTARQRLAVSLEELGILAKKSLGQNFLISDTVIERIINQVKEYKPEALIEVGPGPGALTYFLQQMNLPLHIVELDRVIAEYWREKGLTITEGDALRLDWKTLIPSHQRTVFVSNLPYQISSSIVIDRSMDTEGVAAMVLMFQKEVAQRIRAQAKTEFYGFLSVIAQSFWDIHTVSDAGPRDFDPPPKVASRVLGFTAKDKGISQRKDFLTFVKAAFAQRRKLLKKNLSSLYSQKGVTEEQLIGWLIEMGLKETARAEELSPEQFLVLYKKFGYQ, encoded by the coding sequence ATGAGTACAGCTAGACAAAGACTTGCCGTATCCCTTGAGGAGTTAGGCATTCTTGCTAAGAAATCCCTTGGTCAGAATTTTCTTATCAGTGACACCGTCATTGAGAGAATTATCAATCAGGTCAAAGAATATAAACCAGAAGCTTTAATTGAAGTGGGCCCGGGGCCAGGGGCTTTGACCTACTTCTTGCAGCAGATGAATCTACCTTTGCACATTGTTGAGTTGGATCGTGTGATCGCGGAATATTGGAGAGAAAAAGGTCTTACAATCACGGAAGGGGATGCCCTTAGGTTGGATTGGAAGACATTGATTCCGTCTCACCAGCGCACGGTTTTTGTTAGCAATCTTCCGTACCAAATCTCTTCTTCGATTGTCATAGATCGATCGATGGACACGGAAGGTGTCGCTGCCATGGTTTTGATGTTTCAAAAAGAAGTGGCGCAAAGAATTCGGGCTCAGGCTAAAACAGAGTTCTATGGATTCTTAAGTGTTATCGCGCAAAGCTTTTGGGACATTCATACAGTTTCTGATGCGGGCCCTCGTGATTTTGATCCACCTCCAAAGGTGGCAAGCCGCGTGCTAGGATTTACGGCAAAAGATAAGGGAATCAGTCAGCGAAAAGACTTCTTAACCTTTGTGAAGGCTGCTTTTGCACAAAGACGTAAACTCTTGAAAAAGAATTTATCTAGTCTTTATTCTCAAAAGGGAGTAACTGAAGAGCAGCTCATCGGCTGGCTGATTGAGATGGGACTTAAAGAAACAGCCAGAGCTGAAGAGCTCAGCCCAGAGCAGTTTTTAGTTTTGTACAAGAAATTTGGATATCAATAA
- a CDS encoding Cys/Met metabolism lyase (PLP-dependent) (COG0626 Cystathionine beta-lyases/cystathionine gamma-synthases) → MKKNTKSTKKTSVKTKSNGSAKSPVKKSATMSKRTQAIHGEFQSGSWEFSHHLIPPMTSSTTFRLESLDRGAQGFSTFGETKESQPIWIYDRLEEPTTNMLESQLAQMEKGECAVAFGSGMGAISATLMSLLGSGTKVVAHKTLYGCTYSLITTWLPKFGIKNSLIDVNDFKTLKVELKDPTTRVVYFETVSNPILEVADLEGIVKLVKEANKTRSNEEKVYVVVDNTFATPWALRPLEWGIDFVIQSLTKNISGFGTEMGGAVIAPKKFESLLRVARKDFGAIIHPYSAWHILVYGISTQALRFEQQQSTAWAVAKYLEKHPKVESVSYPGLKSHPQARLAKKYLKSPEGKFAPGTMISFVLKGNMNKCQKFVDDIAANSYSITLAVSLGLTKTLIEVPGYMTHSAIPNEKRKESNIDPRAIRLSLGLESEKDIIADIEAALRRV, encoded by the coding sequence ATGAAAAAGAACACAAAGAGCACAAAAAAAACCAGCGTGAAAACCAAATCGAATGGTTCAGCAAAATCTCCTGTTAAAAAGTCAGCGACCATGTCGAAAAGAACTCAAGCCATTCACGGAGAGTTTCAATCTGGATCATGGGAGTTTTCCCACCACTTAATTCCGCCAATGACATCTTCAACAACGTTTCGTCTTGAATCTCTAGACAGAGGCGCACAGGGCTTTAGCACCTTTGGTGAAACTAAAGAGTCTCAGCCAATTTGGATCTATGACCGCCTTGAGGAGCCGACAACAAATATGTTGGAGTCTCAACTAGCGCAAATGGAGAAAGGCGAATGTGCTGTTGCCTTTGGAAGCGGTATGGGAGCAATATCGGCGACCTTGATGTCTTTGCTAGGCAGTGGAACTAAAGTTGTCGCACATAAGACTCTTTATGGTTGTACGTATAGTTTGATTACAACTTGGCTTCCTAAATTTGGAATTAAAAACAGCCTTATTGATGTGAATGACTTTAAAACTTTGAAGGTAGAACTTAAAGACCCTACAACAAGAGTCGTTTACTTTGAAACAGTATCCAATCCAATTTTAGAAGTCGCCGACCTTGAGGGGATTGTTAAGCTTGTTAAAGAAGCTAATAAGACTCGTTCGAACGAAGAAAAAGTTTACGTCGTTGTCGATAATACTTTTGCAACCCCGTGGGCACTTCGTCCTTTAGAGTGGGGTATTGACTTTGTTATACAAAGTTTAACAAAAAATATCTCTGGTTTTGGAACTGAGATGGGTGGAGCTGTGATTGCTCCTAAGAAATTTGAAAGCCTTTTGCGGGTTGCTCGTAAAGACTTCGGTGCTATTATTCACCCATACTCTGCATGGCATATTTTAGTTTATGGGATCTCAACGCAAGCTCTGCGCTTTGAACAGCAGCAATCTACGGCATGGGCTGTAGCAAAGTATCTAGAAAAGCATCCAAAGGTAGAAAGTGTTTCTTACCCAGGATTAAAATCTCATCCGCAAGCACGTTTGGCAAAAAAATATTTGAAATCACCGGAAGGTAAGTTTGCACCAGGAACTATGATTTCATTTGTTCTTAAAGGGAACATGAATAAATGCCAAAAGTTTGTAGACGATATTGCTGCAAATTCTTATTCCATCACTTTAGCGGTGAGTTTGGGCTTAACAAAGACATTGATCGAAGTTCCGGGATATATGACTCATTCTGCGATTCCGAACGAAAAACGCAAAGAGAGTAACATTGATCCACGTGCGATTCGTTTAAGTTTAGGACTGGAAAGCGAAAAAGATATTATTGCTGATATCGAAGCGGCACTTCGCAGAGTATAA